In Streptomyces sp. NBC_01231, the sequence GTGAACCGGCGGGTGAGGAGCCGCGCGGCCTGCTGCACTTCGCCGAGGAGCAGGGTCGGTACGTCCCGGTGGCCGCTCCCGACGAAGACGGCGGGATCGACGACCTGCCAGGAAAACTCGATCGTGGCGGTGAACTCGAACGCGTCGTTGTCGCTCGGCAGGGGGATGACTGCTCGATGGGGGTGGACGCCCATGTCCACCTCGTAGACCGCCGTGTAGCGCTTCGCGGCTGCCTCACCGCGGCTCGGCCGTACGGGGGGCAGGTAGGCGTCGTACTCGCCCTTGCTCGTCGAGAAGACCAGGGCGTGGTCGATTCGGGTCAGGGACTTGCGGGCGAATCCGAAGCGTGAGAGCTGGCGCACGGTGATGACGGGATCGATCAGAGGTGTGTGCCGGTCGGCGGGTTGCTGCCAGTCCGGCGGCCGGTGGAGATCAGCCATGACGTGTGTCTCCTCGACTGGTCCATGCGGTGGGTATGAGGGGACCGGAAACCTCGGCGGGTTCCGGAAGGACGGTCAGCAGGCGGGCCGCCACCGCCGGCGGGAGCGCGCCGTCCTCGCCGCGCAGCGTGCGCAGCAGATGGCTGAGGCGCTGGTGTTCGGCGGAGCTGGTGACCAGCGCCGGGAGGAGCGATGCGAGCGCCCACTCGGTGGTGGGATCCCGGTCGGCGATGCGGACCCACCCGCTCAGTGCGTCTAGCGCGTCCCGGGTGTGCCGGAGGTCGTCGAGTGCCGCCCGCCACAGCCGTGCGATCCCGACGGCCGCCTGCCCGGCGCGGCCCGCGGAGGCGGTGTACCACTCGAGGAGCAGCGGAGGCCCGTACGGCTCGTCGTCCTTGGTCCGGGCGCACGCGCTGAGGAAGCCGCGCACCGCGAGGTCGTGGGCCGGCCGGTCGTCGTCGAGCCGGGCCAGCAGTTCGGTGAGGACCTCGTCACGGACCGGCGAGAGCAGGAGCATCTCCACCGGCTGGGCAAGTTGTTCGATCATGACGGGGTCGAGGTCGTCGCCGTCCTCGCCGTCGATGTCGGCCAGCCCGTACTCGTATCGGATGGCTCCGCGCAGTGCGGCGAGTGTCTGCCGCGGTCGCTCCGCGCCGATCAGGCCGTAGGCGCGGATGGCCACCCAGCGCATCCCCTCCTCCTCGCCCCCGCACCAGGTGTCGAGGATGCGGGGGATGTTCGGCGCGTCGAGCAGATGCGCGAGCGTCAGTGCGTTGACGGCGACCAGTCGGTGGCGGAACAGACGGGACGCGGCCCATGGCTCGATCACCAGGGCCATCGTGGAGGGCAGGTCCGCGTAGGCGAGGACGGCGACGGTCGAGGCCGCACGGGTACGGACCAACGGACGCCCGTCGTCGGCGAGTCGGCGGAGCCAGTGGACCAGCGCGGGCCGGGCCGAGGGGTGGCCGGTCCACACCTCGCGCAGCAGCACGAGGGAGACCCGCTCGTCGCGGAACTCCGCCTTGGACTGGAGGACCGGACCCCACTCGGTGTTCTCCTCCGCGTGGTACGCCTTGGCGCGGGCGAGTTGCAGTCGCTTGCCGATGTGCGTCCCGAACACGGGCACCCGGGGACTCAGCGACGAGTTCTCGGTGTCCTGGAGGAAGGCGTACAGCAGGTCGCTCAGCTCCGCCGTCAGGGCGTACGGGCCTCCGTCGAAGGCCGCCAGGGCGACGAGGAACGCCTTGTCCCGCAGGGGGACCAGCTCCTCGTCCTCCTCGAACCACTCCTGGACCTGGTTCTCCAGGCTGATCAGCGAGAAGTTCCCGACCTTCGTCTCGTCGACCTCCCCGTCCGCGTACCGCTCGAGGACCTTCGCGAAGGCCTCCACCTCACGCAACTGGTGGTCCCGGCCGAGGAATTCGGACACGGACGGGAGCGCCAGCAGCCGCTGTGCCGTGGCCTCGTCGGTCAGTTCGCGCAGATGTGCCGCCAGTACGTCACCCGCGCCCGGTGGCTGCCAGGGGACGGGCGCGATGTCCTCAAGAGCGGCGTTGGGGCCTACCGTGATGACCAGGAAGGCGTTGTCCTTGGCCAGTTGGGCGCGCGCGGCGAGGAGATGCGGTTCCCGCAGGGGCGTGTCCCGACGGGTGGTCAGGTCGCACAGCACGTATCCCTTGGCCGGGAGCTGGTCGTCGCCGAGTTGCTTGACGAGCTCCGCCGGAGTGGTGTCGCGGACGAGGATGCGGACCGGGGACGCCCGGACACGGTGGAGCAGCATCAGCGCGGCTGTGCGTCGCCCGGTGAAGTGCGGGCCGGAGAGCACGAGGACCCGCTCCTCACGAAGCCGTGCCACCAGCCCCTCGAAGGCGCTCTCGTCGGTGACGAAGTACGGGGCGAGACGGTCGAGCGTCGACTGCGGGACCTCGCCGGAGCCGTGGCCCGCCGCGGAGATGCCGAAACCGAACTGATAGACCTCCGTCTTGCTGCCCATGATCACGTCTCCGGCGACCAGGCCGCCGCTGACCCCGTGCTGGTCCCCGGCCACCAGACTGCCGCCGAACCGGGCGTTGGCACCGACGCCCATCGCCTTCGGGCTGTGGTCCACCAGGTCCCGGCGGGCGGACCACGCGTCCTGCGGCTGGTCGACCTCCTCCTGCTTGTCCTCGGGCGTCGGGTTCTCGGCCCCGGACTGCTGCGGTGCGTCGCCGTGCGCTCGCGCCTCCTTGTCACCGCCCTGCTGTGGCGGTGCCGAGCCCGCGACGGCCGGCTGGGGACCCGGCCCGCCCGTGCTCATTCCCGATCACCTCGCCCGGTAGGACGGCCTCCGAGGTGGACGTCACCGAGGACGGTCCCCTGTCCGGACACGCCGTGCTGGTCGCCGGCCACGTAGCTGCCGCCGAAGGAGGCACCGCTGAGGTCGACGGGGGCGGGTTGGGGGCGTGACGGGCGGGGTTCCTCCGCGGTGTCCGCGGCGGGGGAGCCCGAGGTACCGGGCTCCCCGTGCAGCCACGCCACCGTCGGCCCCTCCTTGGTCTCCACCGTGATGCGATGGAAGTCGTCCCGGCGTACGCCCAGCGGGCCGTGGCGGACCACTCCCTGGTAGATCCCGTCGGACACGCACATGACGCTGTCGCCCTCACGCTGCTTCAGGGCGTCGCGCAGTGGGTCGGCGTTGAGGAGGCGTACGGCGTGATTGAGGTCCGAGCCGACCCAGCCGTCGAGTTCGTCTACGGCCACGTAACCGGACGAGAGCAGGATGCGCAGGCGCATCCGGGCGCTGGCCGCGATCAGGCGGTTCTTGTTGTGGAGGAGGGCGGGGGTCTCCGTCAGGAGGGTTTTCAGCAGGGTCGGCACGGAGACCTTGGCGTCGATGAGCTCCATCACGGAGTCACCGCGGTCCGCGCGCAGCCGAGCGGTCTCGTCGACATCGGCCGCGAGGAGGGTGGCGTCGACGATCTCGTACAGGAGCCGCCGCAGGAATGCCTGTTCCACGTCGTCGCGGGAGCCGTACTGCTCTATGTCGAAGAGGAGGAGGGTGCGGTACACGGGATCGGTCATGTACAGCACGATGACGGGACCGGTCCGCGCGTCGGAGGACCGATGACACGGACGGTCTGTGACCGTGTGCACAGAACAAGAGCCGTGTCTGTGCGGGCAGTTGGGTCAGGCGTGGCTACGCGGGCCGTTCCCCGATGATGCGGCGCAGGATGTCCGGGCGCAGGACGACGATGCCGCGGCGGCGGGTGACGACCACCTGCCTGTCCCGCAGTTCCTTCAGGAGCCGGGCCACCGCCTCCCGGGAGGAGCCGACGGAGCCGGCGAACTCCTGCTGGCTGAGCCGGAGGGTGAGTTCGACGCCCTCGTCGGTGCGGTGGCCGTGGGTGCGCACCAGCTCGAGCAGCAGGACGGCCAGCCGCTCGCGCACCGTGAGCGCCGCCCACTCCAGCCGGCGGCGATCGGTGGAGCGCTGTCGGTCCGTGGTCAGGCTCAGCAACCGGAGGGCCACCCTGGGACTGCCGGCGAGGAACGCGGTGAATCGGGTCTCGTCGATGACCACCGCGTCGACGGGCTCCAGCGCCGTCACGGTCGCCGAGCGGTGACGGCCGCTGAGCGCGGCGCCCTCCCCGATGATGTCGCCCGGGCCGCGCAGCGCGAGCAGGGCCTCGTAGCCGTTGGCGGCGATGGCCGTGACCTTCGTCCAGCCGTGCAGGAGGAGCAGCACATGGGCGGAGGGCTCGTCCTGGTGCATGATCACGCCGCGCGCCGGATAGCGCAGGGGCCGTCCGATGGCGAGCAGGGCGGCGCGGTCCTCCTTCTCCAGGCGGGCGAGGAAGGGCACACCGTCGTCGAAACCGTCGTCGTCCCACGCGCGTGTACGTGCCCCGAGCATGCCGCTGCCCCCGTGTTCACCTGTGCCGATGACGTCGATGCCGTTCATGACGTCGGTGCCGCAACCAGCCAACGTACTTGAAGGGGACTGGCGGGAAACGGGCGACAATCGGCCGCGTGGCCGACGCTCGCCGTCCGCGCGCACGGGTGTGGGCGCATGATGGAGACATCTCGCCGTCCGGGAGGTGCTCCCCGTGTCGCATCCGTCGTATCCGTCGTGGCAGCCCTCACAGCCCTCACAGCCCTGGCAGACCGGGCCAAGGCCCTCGCCGGGCCCAGCCACCCCACACATGCTCGCCGCGCACGCCGACCGGGAGCGGGCCGTGGACGTGCTCAGGGCGGGGTACGGCGAGGGGCGGCTGGAGAAAGCGGAGTTCGACCAGCGGGTGGCGCGGGCCTACGCGGCCCGCACGGTGGGAGAACTGGCGCTGCTGGTCGCCGACCTGCCCATGGGGCCCGTACCGCAGCCGGGGCCCGCTCCGGTCGTCCCGCGGACGTTTCTGCCCGCACCACGGCCGCGGACCAACGGGAAGGCCGTGGGAGCCGCTGTGTGCGGACTGCTGTGTGTGCCGACCTTCGGGCTCACCGGACTTCCGGCGGTCATTCTCGGCCACGCGGCCCGCTCGGAGATCCAGCGCAGTGGGGAGGGCGGTGACGGGCTCGCCATGACCGGGCTGGTCCTCGGCTGGTTGTCCACCGCGGGGTGGGCGCTCGTCCTGACGCTGGTGCTGGTGGTGGGGATCACAGTCGGTTGACCTCCTCCCCCTCGTAAACGAGGGGGATTCCTACGGCTCGCGCCGTGGGGGTTCCTGCTTCGTCGCCGGCTGCCCGCCCGGAGTTCTCCGTTGAGGTCTTACACCAGCTCCACAGGCTGTCACCGTCAGTCCGACGGCCAGCAGGTTCTTCGCTGCGTTCACGTCCCGGTCGTGGGTCGTTCCGCAGTCGCAGGTCCAGGTGCGTACGTGCAGCGGCATCCTGTCCTGCAAGGTGCCGCAGGTGGAGCACAGCTTGGAGGAGGGGAAGAAGCGGTCGACCACGATCACTTCCCGCCCGTACCAGGCGGCCTTGTACTCCAGCATGCTTCGGAACTGCGACCATGCCGCGTCACTGATGGCGCGAGCCAGACTCCGGTTTTTGACCATGTTGCGCACGGTCAGATCCTCGATCACGAGCGTTTGGTTCTCACGCACGAGACGAGTGGTCAGTTTGTGCAGCCCGTCACGCCTGCGGTCGGCGATACGGGCGTGGACTTTGGCGGCCTTGCGCCGGGCCTTGGCCTGGTTTTTGCTGCCCTTGGTCTTCTTCGCCAGGCGGCGCTGGGCCAGGGCGAGCCGTGCACGGTCGCGGCGCTCGTGCCGGGGGTTGGCGATCTTCTCCCCGGTCGACAGGGTGAGGAGGTGGTCCAGACCGACGTCAATGCCGACCGCGTTGTCGTTGGCCGGGAGGGCCTGGACGGCGGGGTCCTCGCACAGCATCGAGACGAACCAGCGCCCGGCCGTGTCCTGGGACACGGTCACCGTGGACGGCTTCGCCCCCGCGGGGAGAGGACGCGACCAGACGATGTCCAGAGGCTGCTCCATCTTGGCCAGCGTCAGCTTCCCGTCGCGGAAGCGGAAACCGCTGGTGGTGTACTCGGCGGACCTGCGGGACTTCTTCTTCGACTTGAAGCGCGGGTACTTCGCCCGCTTGCCGAAAAAATGGGTGAACGCCGTCTGCAAGTGCCGCAAGCACTGCTGGAGTGGGACCGAGGACACCTCGTTGAGGAATGCCAGTTCCTCGGTCTTCTTCCACGCCGTCAGCATGGCCGAAGTGGCGTTGTAGTTGACCCGTTCCTGCCGCGCCCACGCCTCGGTACGGGCCGCGAGCGCCATGTTGTAGACCTTCCGCACGCACCCGAACGTGCGCGACAGCTCGGCTGCCTGCTCGTCCGTGGGGTAGAAGCGGTACTTAAACGCCCGCTTCACATGCGTCGTGGCCACGCTCACAAACTAGTGACGCGACAGGTAACGATCAAATCTGCGGGTCAGAGCACGGTCTTTCGCCCTGGCGGCGAAACCCCGCCCCTTGCCCTGCACTGCAGGGTTTTCGTTTCCTCCCCCGGCTTCAGCCGGGGGAGGAAACGAAAGGACTCTGATGAACGCCCGCGATGCTGCCGGCGGTCGGATGAACGCCCGCTGCTCTGTCGACGGTCGGACGAACGCCCGATGTACGGTCGACGGTCCGATGAACGCCCGGGGTGTGGTCACGAAGCGGTGGTCTTCCGTGTGCGGTACGTGAAATCGAAGATCATTCACGGCGTTGAGGCTTGACATGTCCCGCTTGGCGATGCGATCCGGGCTTTCTTGTTTTGACCGCAGCCTATGAGCTGGGTACGCTCAGACCTTGTGCCTGGGGTGTGCCCTGGCTCTCGTGCGTGCCTTCAAACCGCATAGCGAGCCGTCATTGGCCACCGTGATCTGTGCCCTTCTCGCCTTGCGGCGAGGGTCTGCCGGATTCGACACACCCGACCGCGTGGGTCGGCGACGTTCCAGGTTAGCTTCACCATTCGGCACACAGAAACCGGAGAAGTAGTGCCTACGATCCAGCAGCTGGTCCGGAAGGGCCGGCAGGACAAGGTCGAGAAGAACAAGACGCCCGCACTCGAGGGTTCCCCTCAGCGTCGCGGCGTCTGCACGCGTGTGTTCACGACCACCCCGAAGAAGCCGAACTCGGCCCTGCGTAAGGTCGCGCGTGTGCGTCTGACCAGCGGGATCGAGGTCACTGCTTACATTCCGGGTGAGGGGCACAACCTGCAGGAGCACTCCATCGTGCTCGTGCGTGGCGGTCGTGTGAAGGACCTGCCCGGTGTTCGCTACAAGATCATCCGCGGTTCGCTCGACACCCAGGGTGTCAAGAACCGCAAGCAGGCCCGCAGCCGCTACGGCGCCAAGAAGGAGAAGTAGAAATGCCTCGTAAGGGCCCCGCCCCGAAGCGCCCGGTCATCATCGACCCGGTCTACGGTTCTCCTCTGGTGACCTCCCTGATCAACAAGGTGCTGCTGAACGGCAAGCGCTCCACCGCCGAGCGCATCGTGTACGGCGCCATGGAGGGCCTGCGCGAGAAGACCAGTAACGACCCGGTCATCACGCTGAAGCGCGCGCTGGAGAACATCAAGCCGACCCTCGAGGTCAAGTCCCGCCGTGTCGGTGGTGCGACGTACCAGGTTCCGATCGAGGTCAAGCCCGGTCGTGCCAACACGCTCGCGCTGCGCTGGCTGGTCGGTTACTCCCGCGCCCGTCGCGAGAAGACCATGACCGAGCGTCTGCTCAACGAGCTTCTCGACGCCTCCAACGGCCTTGGTGCCGCTGTGAAGAAGCGCGAGGACACGCACAAGATGGCCGAGTCCAACAAGGCCTTCGCGCACTACCGCTGGTAGTCGCTACCCACATCGAGACCGAGAGAAGACGAAAGCCTTATGGCTACCACTTCACTTGACCTGGCCAAGGTCCGCAACATCGGGATCATGGCCCACATCGACGCGGGCAAGACGACCACCACCGAGCGGATCCTCTTCTACACCGGCGTCAGCTACAAGATCGGTGAAGTCCACGACGGCGCAGCCACCATGGACTGGATGGAGCAGGAGCAGGAGCGTGGCATCACGATCACCTCTGCTGCCACCACCTGTCACTGGCCGCTCGAGGACAACGACTACACCATCAACATCATCGACACCCCCGGGCACGTCGACTTCACGGTCGAGGTGGAGCGTTCGCTCCGCGTGCTCGACGGTGCCGTCACGGTGTTCGACGGTGTCGCGGGTGTCGAGCCGCAGTCCGAGACGGTGTGGCGTCAGGCCGACCGTTACGGCGTGCCGCGCATCTGCTTCGTGAACAAGCTGGACCGTACCGGCGCCGAGTTCCACCGCTGCGTGGACATGATCTCGGACCGCCTGGGTGCCCAGCCGCTCGTCATGCAGCTGCCGATCGGCGCCGAGGCCGACTTCAAGGGCGTCGTGGACCTGGTCCGCATGAAGGCGCTCGTGTGGTCCGCCGAGGCCGCCAAGGGCGAGATGTACGACACCGTCGACATCCCGGCCACGCACACCGAGGCTGCCGAGGAGTACCGCGGCAAGCTGATCGAGGGCGTCGCTGAGAACGACGAAGAGATCATGGAGCTGTACCTGGAGGGCGTGGAGCCCACCGAGGAGCAGCTGTACGCCGCGATCCGTCGCATCACCATCGCGTCCGGCAAGTCCAGCGACACCACGGTCACCCCGGTGTTCTGTGGCACCGCGTTCAAGAACAAGGGCGTTCAGCCCCTGCTCGACGCGGTCGTGCGCTACCTTCCGACTCCGCTCGACGTCGAGGCCATTGAGGGCCACGACGTGAAGGACCCGGAGCTGGTCGTCAAGCGCAAGCCGTCCGAGGACGAGCCGCTGTCCGCCCTCGCGTTCAAGATCATGAGCGACCCGCACCTGGGCAAGCTCACCTTCGTCCGGGTCTACTCGGGCCGCCTGGAGACTGGCACCGCCGTGCTGAACTCCGTCAAGGGCAAGAAGGAGCGCATCGGCAAGATCTACCGCATGC encodes:
- a CDS encoding transposase, producing MATTHVKRAFKYRFYPTDEQAAELSRTFGCVRKVYNMALAARTEAWARQERVNYNATSAMLTAWKKTEELAFLNEVSSVPLQQCLRHLQTAFTHFFGKRAKYPRFKSKKKSRRSAEYTTSGFRFRDGKLTLAKMEQPLDIVWSRPLPAGAKPSTVTVSQDTAGRWFVSMLCEDPAVQALPANDNAVGIDVGLDHLLTLSTGEKIANPRHERRDRARLALAQRRLAKKTKGSKNQAKARRKAAKVHARIADRRRDGLHKLTTRLVRENQTLVIEDLTVRNMVKNRSLARAISDAAWSQFRSMLEYKAAWYGREVIVVDRFFPSSKLCSTCGTLQDRMPLHVRTWTCDCGTTHDRDVNAAKNLLAVGLTVTACGAGVRPQRRTPGGQPATKQEPPRREP
- a CDS encoding Crp/Fnr family transcriptional regulator, whose protein sequence is MLGARTRAWDDDGFDDGVPFLARLEKEDRAALLAIGRPLRYPARGVIMHQDEPSAHVLLLLHGWTKVTAIAANGYEALLALRGPGDIIGEGAALSGRHRSATVTALEPVDAVVIDETRFTAFLAGSPRVALRLLSLTTDRQRSTDRRRLEWAALTVRERLAVLLLELVRTHGHRTDEGVELTLRLSQQEFAGSVGSSREAVARLLKELRDRQVVVTRRRGIVVLRPDILRRIIGERPA
- the rpsL gene encoding 30S ribosomal protein S12 — translated: MPTIQQLVRKGRQDKVEKNKTPALEGSPQRRGVCTRVFTTTPKKPNSALRKVARVRLTSGIEVTAYIPGEGHNLQEHSIVLVRGGRVKDLPGVRYKIIRGSLDTQGVKNRKQARSRYGAKKEK
- the fusA gene encoding elongation factor G; the protein is MATTSLDLAKVRNIGIMAHIDAGKTTTTERILFYTGVSYKIGEVHDGAATMDWMEQEQERGITITSAATTCHWPLEDNDYTINIIDTPGHVDFTVEVERSLRVLDGAVTVFDGVAGVEPQSETVWRQADRYGVPRICFVNKLDRTGAEFHRCVDMISDRLGAQPLVMQLPIGAEADFKGVVDLVRMKALVWSAEAAKGEMYDTVDIPATHTEAAEEYRGKLIEGVAENDEEIMELYLEGVEPTEEQLYAAIRRITIASGKSSDTTVTPVFCGTAFKNKGVQPLLDAVVRYLPTPLDVEAIEGHDVKDPELVVKRKPSEDEPLSALAFKIMSDPHLGKLTFVRVYSGRLETGTAVLNSVKGKKERIGKIYRMHANKREEIASVGAGDIVAVMGLKQTTTGETLSDDKQPVILESMDFPAPVIQVAIEPKSKGDQEKLGVAIQRLAEEDPSFQVHTNEETGQTIIGGMGELHLEVLVDRMRREFKVEANVGKPQVAYRETIRKAVERVDYTHKKQTGGTGQFAKVQIAIEPITEADGPAYEFVNKVTGGRIPREYIPSVDAGAQEAMQFGILAGYEMTGVRVTLIDGGYHEVDSSELAFKIAGSQAFKEAARKASPVLLEPMMAVEVTTPEDYMGEVIGDINSRRGQIQAMEERAGARVVKGLVPLSEMFGYVGDLRSKTSGRASYSMQFDSYAEVPRNVAEEIIAKAKGE
- the rpsG gene encoding 30S ribosomal protein S7 codes for the protein MPRKGPAPKRPVIIDPVYGSPLVTSLINKVLLNGKRSTAERIVYGAMEGLREKTSNDPVITLKRALENIKPTLEVKSRRVGGATYQVPIEVKPGRANTLALRWLVGYSRARREKTMTERLLNELLDASNGLGAAVKKREDTHKMAESNKAFAHYRW
- a CDS encoding DUF1707 and DUF4190 domain-containing protein, with product MLAAHADRERAVDVLRAGYGEGRLEKAEFDQRVARAYAARTVGELALLVADLPMGPVPQPGPAPVVPRTFLPAPRPRTNGKAVGAAVCGLLCVPTFGLTGLPAVILGHAARSEIQRSGEGGDGLAMTGLVLGWLSTAGWALVLTLVLVVGITVG